The nucleotide sequence gaattttatttagggtgtaattttactaatttttggtTGAATTAAACGATTTTGTAGCTTGAAGTAATTTAACAGTGTGTGGGCGTATAAACACCAAAATCAGATaattaaaggcaagctccttacTCTCTTGCAAGTGTCCTTCGATTTATGGATTTCATCTCATTCCTTAAACCAATTTggttctagaaattatttatttacgtTATGGATATTTATTGtgtgaattaaattaactaatattAAATAAGAGACTTCTAAGGTTTAAGTTAGTAAGTGTTTATGGGGTATTGTATCGTCCCTATTTTCttaggaatgatgccgaactcgATTGGGGCTAGGTTCCTAGTGAGTCAGTTGTGATTGTGGGTACCCTCCAGGGTGAGTTGTAACTAGTAGACTCGAGATATGCTTATGTGAGTTATAGGGTACGGGGTACAAAGCCATTGACCGTTAGGTCGTGGCAGTCGATGGCttgatgtatgggcgctagttaTCAACTGTTATGATAGACTATAGACGGGTCGGGCAAGCTGGTACCGTCGGACACCCGCCCTTGATGTTGTGCATATCGTGATGTGTGGCACATAGGAACGAATTGCATTCACTGGGGGACATGACTTATGTGTGTTGGGGAGTATGCGCATTGGCATGACCCGGTTGGCCTGTTGAGTGCCGACTTGGGTATGATAGGTgagcatgtgcatttagagcatttcgcGTGTGTGAGtccctatgtgggcgtagcattgcctgatgcttggcttatgggagCCTTGTCATTACGTTAATGCTgtaaaagccattgcatttactatttgttgcattgcatggctaccaTTTAATATGTGATTGTCATATAGAGTTAACCCTAGATAGCTATGAGTGGGAGttgggctccagatagctatAACTCAGGAACTTTGATATGTGGTTGTGATGGGAGCCTCGGGCTCGTGTGGATCATGTTGTGGGAGCTTCGGGCTCATGGGCTTTATGCCAGCCAGTTCATAACTGTGGCAGGTTGGTATactgggacttgggtgccatgatgtgcatttcttatgtgagccccaaggacCATTATGTTCATtggtatatatttatattgaataCTTGACATCCTATTACAGGGTATGACATGGCATTTTCATATGCAGCATTGCACTTTGTGGGGTGTATTCTGGGTAAGGGATGTATTCCCAGCATTACTATTGTTATGTAGTGAGGCGTATGTCAGATATGGTTTATTTTTGGCTTTATTTTGTCTTACCTACATTTGGTGGGATGTACTCTAGTGTGGGAAGTCTATACCCAGCCTTACCTTTATTCTtttgttatgcttgctgaggcttgtggctcatcttgtttttaccatcattTGAGGTGTGGGAGCTGACGCCGTAGCTAGATCGTTTGGCGTGTCAGTCTTGGGTGGCTATCTGTACAAGGCAATCTCGACCGAAAAGATCCTTGAGATGCGAATTGTGATCAAGGGTTCAGATATGGTGGTTTGAATGATTTGATTGGTTATTGTCttgttatgtatgattaagcccCTAAGTGATATGTTTCATGTTCATTTTGGTTTCgctgttgtattattttggggCAAAACCCCGACCCATGTATTTGGGATATTAACTGGttgtaactaaaaaaaaaatgaggaaattctAGGTCGTCACAGGATTGTTTAAGGCCATACAATAACCTTTGTAGCAAGCATACCTTGTACTCATTCCCTTTTATAACAAAACCTATAGGTTGTTGCATATAAATTCTCTCTTCTAGGTTGCCAAGAAGGAATGCAATCTTGACATCTAATTATTCCAACTCTAAATCATAAAAAGCTACCATAGTCAAGACTAATCTAATTGAGGTATGTTTTATCACAGGAGAGAATACCTCATGGTAATCAATTCCCTCAATTTGGGAATAACCTTTGGCAACTACCCTTACTTTAAATCTTGTTGGTTCTACAGGGTTATACTtggttttcttttgaaaatctatTTGCAACCTATTACGCTTTGATCAATAGGTCTTTTGACTAATGTCTAGGTCTTGTTTTTATTTAGGGAGTCCATTTCTTCTTGCATTACCTTAAACCAATGTGCCTTATCCTTGCTATTACAAGCTTTATTGAAACTAACAAACTCATTCAATTTAATGGAATCTCTAATATTCAAGGCATAAGCTGAAGAGAATAGATACTATGGTGGTAcgggcaaaaataaaatttttaccgtGTATCAGATACACATAGCGAAGTATAATATACACATTATATGTAGCTTGAGTATTTAAGCAAAACACATATTCAtcaaatgaatatataaataaatgcatacctaCTATCTGATGTAAGGATGGAGTTCAAAAATGGTTTCGGTACTGAGACTGAATCCACCTCAAGATGTGGTCATATTcagtccacacctagtatgttGAATGGTATTGTTCCAGTCACCTCTTCTCGTGCTAGACACATAGGGTTTGTGTATCAACAATACCTGCGTATGAAAATTATACACATGACCTTTACACATATAAAATATGGTAGGAGTAGAAACGATCAgaggaagaagcagaggaagaagaagaagaagaaaaaacgcGTAGGAAGCAGAGAAATCTACTCCCCTTATATTTCTTCCCCCTTCCCCAATTTTGATTTTCTCCTCGCGTTCATCGCCCCTTTATTATGCAAtcagtaattattaattttttcactATTTACAGGTAGGGCCAAGGTTAACTTTTGACCAACCATTTTTAAAGACATTTCGAACACACAATATCAATACCAaacgcaacactatatggtgtgtctTTTTCTAGGTTCATTACTCGTTAACAATCAGATAACATCGAAACCCTTTTCGGTATCGGTCAACCCTTGACCCATCATCGAAACTTTTCCAAATCCCAATGACCTTCCTAGAGTTCTTGAATAACGTCTAACAACGATTTAGGATAATATATGTggtagtgaagtctcacttcaagtgaatctATTACAGTTGATGATTACCGTGTGCTATAATTCTTTCATCACCTAACATCTCGACTGAGCGAGAgccatggagtgacaaactcacaaacttagtaactGTAATACTCGgattttatattaaaagtattttagaAATCTTTTGGGTCAAAATGTAATTTGTCATACTTTTGGGCCAATTTGTAAATTCCAAAACATGAACAAAAAGGTAAGTGACCAAACCAAGATgaaacttggagggtaaaaatgttCAAACAATCATGGGCTATCAAAAACAAGAGATTTACAAAGGTTTGGGGTCGAAAACATGCGATTATAGGGATTTGGGCCAAAGTGCAGAATCTAGAATTTGTCAGAAGGTGGTCAAAACGAGggttttttttaaactttcgAGAGTGTAATAAGACATCCTAAACTTTTGGGGTCTAATGGAATAAGTAGAAAGTATAGGGTTTGAGAGACAGGGGCAAAAACATGAAATATCAGAAATTgtgggggtgaaagtgcaattaaCAGAAATCAAGTGTGAaacttgaaaattatttttagaaaattattttaggaatatttttcaaaaaatatttgataaaaatagttgttaggtatttattatacattttcaaagagaagggaaattatgaaaaatagagaaaaataagcaaaattgaggaaattatgaaagaaattaggaaaaacaTAAATATTGTTTTCCTTGGATAATTATTGGCCAAGAGAGGATCGCTATAGGGGTTGAGGTTTTACACGCTAATCAAGGTCAACACATTTTTTGAGGAACGCGTCAAATTACTATCTAAAGGTGAGTGAGCAGTCATTTCAAAACCTAGTATAATTTATGTGGGTGGTTCGGCCCGAGGTTCGCTTTATAGTTTCATTTCGAAGTAGTGATTTATACGTGGTTATGCTACCTTTTTGTTTTTAAGCATACTGTCCGTATCAAGTTATTTTTCACGTGATGCATCAACTAGATATAACTTGTGAATTTGCATGGCAAGTGGTTTTCGTTACATTATTATATTGAAATCATATCATAGTCCGGTGGCACGGGATGGggttttcttgagaatggggcaaggttaatctctATTGATCGGGTGATGATGTTGGGCACTCGGAGATTAAGTATGTCCCGGTAAGGTCAagcccaacggtgtgtggaatgaattttccacgggaggttgagtatgtcagggagatttctcaaagTTGACGTGTCGTATTGTttttgtatatgccatgcttatgTTTGTTTCATGCATTCTATAAAACTGTTTtatatgccatcacttagatgattcaacatctaatctgggttctacccctggaacattcaaacgttccagatgaggGTTGCAGCAGGGATGAGGACTTGATCAGATAAAGTTGAGGAAGTATGAGCATGttagatgatatttatgttttctttagttatgtaatccttattttgtttggaagacAGTTTGTTTAAACGGTTGTAATATCTTATGATGTTAGGATTTGTTGTTTCTGCTGCATGAGGTTATGTTTTGTTTAGTTTAGATCTGTTGGTCTTAATAATACAAAGGCTGGACTAGGGTTATGGGATTTTGTTGCAtatgaagattgttctttggaAACACTACGTGTGCATGGATATTATGTATTGACAAAATCCTGGTAACTCCTTATAGTGGCGATAACTAACATCATTTCGATAGGCTTAAGACTCATGACAGGCGAGAAAGTCTTTTCATAGTTAATACCTTGACGATGACGATAACCCTTTACCACCAACTGAGCTTTATAGGTCGAAACCTGTCCATCTAAACCGATATTTCTCTTGAACATCCATTTACACTTAACATTAACAATTCCCTCAAGTAGATCTACCAAGATCCAAACCTAGTTAGAGCACATAGACTCTATCTCAAATTCCATAGCTATCTGCCACTTTGAGATATCAATATCAGATATTGCCTCCTCATAGATGGTATGGTCAACTAACTTGTCACTATCAATATATGAGAACAATTCATGTATCTCCTATAGGGTACCTGTGAATGATCTCCTTGACTTGATTCATCATGCTCAATAATCTGATCAGATATTTGTGAAACAAAAGACCCTTCTTCTGTCAAATCCATTTTCTTTCCCATACCACTTGATAGAATTAAACTGATATGGCACATACCAAGAGGaagggtgaattggtataattaaaaatttctttgaaaaatagaGATGTCGTCAATGAAGACCACAGATTCGTTAAACCttaagaccttgaaatggcacaaTGAGGTGTCAACCGTGTAAAAGACACTCTAGTTTTgtgaagaataaaattgaaatcttaTCAATAAATGAACACAGTGAGAAGGAACAGAAATGCAAACACAAGCAAGAAAAATTGGAAAGCAGAGAAGACACGGATTTATAGTGGTCcagctttccaagcttagtccactaccttagctacccactGAGGATTTTTAAAGCCAACTTCactatcaaaccccctactcaatacgagcaagtcctctagtccttgactaggtaGTGTACAACCTCCTAATTTAATGGAACCTCTAGCTTCCGCTAGGAACAATACAGAAATTGTGAAATAGAGaagttaagagttaacactcttagttacaagttctctcacaatgaaaacaaggcttaataataaatttacaatgatagaacaatgaagccttggagaaaaaaatacaacagtgaaagcgcaaatattataagctcgagtaaaaatgatttgaactctttagatcaactcattCCCATCCGTTAGCCATTTCTTGATCTtgcttgagttgtatatataggctttcataaagattgaagaggaaactagcCGTTTATGAccattggagtttgaaaaactagccgttgaaagctttctgcaaaagatatagtcgacagaagaaaatgcatagttgactatttttacaagtaaaacaagacatagtcgacagacaaaaacgcatagtcgactatcttataacacaaatttttcatagtcgacagacacataaacatagtcgacagatgtaaaattatgaagaggattttgaattttatgaacaaaaatagtcgatagatgaaaagccatagtcgactatccttacctgatagtcgacagatgcaaaaatagtcgacataagtcttaaatagtcgacagatcaaaccagcatagtcgactatccttatgcatagtcgactattcttaacagaatagtcaactattttcaggcatagtcaacagcattaaaccacatagtcgactatccatttgaaaagatttaaaacttaacgactcctcattttgattcttttaaaaacaagttgagattatcaaaaatatatttattttgaatctaaacacacttaaccacacttcaacatttttcttatataaattttcataactttgcttcaaggagatttaaagattgattttctcatacatataatccatatagtacagattgattttcatatagttattatcaaaactattttattaccaagagtaaaatatcaatctccccctttttgatgatgacaaaaataaatatgaaaatcaattcattcattttatctcccattttttgtcaaaatcaaaaagattaatACTCCCTCTTTTTGGAATATACTGAGAGAATAAATAAAAGAGGCTCCCCCTTGAACCAAATCCTCATAGAAATCATTCATCAATTTAAGCATATATTCAGAGGCAAGCTTTCATTGGCAAGAGTAAAATGCCAATATTTATCCATATTTCAGAAACTCGAAAGCAAACATCCAAGACTGCAAAGATAAGCATACACATATCAACAGATTTGTTCTCCCCCTTGATCAAagcataaaatttgaaaatcattttaacactataactcccccttaattttagaaaccaatataagttttcaacaaaatcataaagccacacttataactcaagatcatcaaaacttataaatacaaagagtttagggatagaaaatataccaccaagattaaatttagcaaactctcttactcttggttggtaGAATGAGGAATGATCTTCTTGTTCACTTCCTATTttcttcatgcttgattcattcataaagatttttccttgaatttcatttgaatgacaagCAACCTGCAAAGATAAATCATCCACAAGATTTTagtgcccaaaccactttggggTCACCATAGTTAGTAttgaaaatttcttttggaacccatatttgtttatatcttgtaGGATGGTTTTTTATAAAGCATTTGTTTACAAAATGCCCACATTGACCACAATAATGACAAGTGATTTTAGAATGTGaggcaaaattttgttttcttttcacaaagccaccttgcccttttcttcttttatgaaaatcttttctctgaatctcaagagcatttttcaattattctttctctttgttggctttttcaagagataattttaaacatttatctttctcttgaagttcatcattttgagctttcaacattttcttctcattattccaagaatctttttcttctttcaataagcTCACTTCTTTatctaaagattttaatttcttctttaagacattgtttttcatattgatattttcaaattcattcatcaaatcattgaatgcatcatgcaattcatcaaaagtaaaacttaaaattaaatcactagAATGGGAAGGATTCTCTTCTAAGTTGGCCATAAGATATAGGTTGACCACTTCCTCCACTTGGGATTCATCACCAGAAGATGAATCATCCATTTTCTTGTTGAACTTCTTCTCATACCTCTTCAATAATGGACACTCGGATATGATATGCCCATACTTTTGACATCCATAACATTTAACTGCATTTCTATATTTCTCCCCCTCAAACTTATCCTTTTTCTTCCTTAGGTTCCTTTTTTCCAATTCTTTCAATCTTTTTCTACTGAGGAACCTTTGAATTTTCTAgtaattatcatcaaatcatcatcatcatcatcatcactagatGAGTGTGAAACTTTGAAAAGAATATTCTTATCTCTATTTTTCTCATCGTCATCTCTCTTCATCATGATCTCGTGAGTCATGAGAGATTcaaccaaatcatcaaaagataagttATCTAAGTCTTTAGCCTCTTGAATAGCCGTCACTTTGGGGTCCCATTTCTTGGGTAGACTTCTAAGGATTTTTCTAACTTTCTCTccatttgaaaaagtttttcctaaggcctctaaatttgtgacaatattattaaacctagtaaacatctcattaataggttcccaagatttcatagaaaaaagttCATACTCATGAATTAGTAAATTTACCTTTGATTCCTTAACTTGACTGGTGCCTTCATGAGTGACctctaatttgtcccaaatctccttggccGTTTTGCATGTTGAGACTTGGTTGAACTTTTCAACGCAAAGAGCACAAAACAAAGTGTTCATGGCTCttgcatttatctccatatctcttctttcctttaccgtccaagtctccatattttccatatcGGCCAATGTAACCCCTTTCTTAATCACTTGCATAAGGCTTGTATCCTGCATAAGATAGATgagcatttttgttttccaaaaattaaagttagtacCATTAAAGAAAGGTGGACAAGTGGTACTTTGACCCTCAACTATTGATGAGCCGAAAATATGTGCCATTTGAcaagatctttttccctaggttgttaaactAATAAAAAGCAGTGGGAATaagactctgataccaattgttagaacgggaggtgctatggcacacactaagagggggggtgaattggttatgtACACTCAAAAACTTCATTGAagcaatttgttgaacaatatgaaAGGGCAATGAAGGCTAAAGTTGAAAAGGAGTTTCAGGCTGACGTTAAGTCATTTTCTCAGATGGTGCCATGCACATCAAGGTATCccatggagaaacaatttcaagaagtgtacacaatctcaaaattcaaggaGTTTCAGGATGAGTTCACAGGGAAGATGTATTGTGAGGTTGTGTCTATCGAAGAGGGATCGCTGGGTACGAAGTGCGGGAAGACATCATATTTGACAAAAGATTCAAGGAGAAAATTTTTGTAGTTCTTATTGATAAAGAGAAAGGCAATTTTGTTTGTACCTGTCACATGTTCGAGTTCAGGGGAATAATTTGCAGACATATTGTCACAATATTGATTCGAAGTGGTATTAGATCACTTCTTGACAAGTATATCTTAAGGCGATGGAGGAAAGATGTCAGTAGATCCTACACGAGAGTGAAGATCAATTACAACAGTTGGATTAGTACGCCTAGCCAGTTAAGATATGATAAGTTGTGCAGTGTGTTTGCGAAGGTAGCAGACTTGGTTGCGGATGATGAAGATTGTACCAAGGCAACTATGGAGTGGATGAAATCTCAATTGACTGCATTGAGCATATCTAATGCGAAGCCAAGTTGTGGTAGCAATACACATGTTGAAGACAATGTGCAAGAACAAGTTCCTGATCCTGGACAGGCCACTATAGCTTCAAGCGGGCAAATTTTTTATCCAAAATGCTTGCAGACAAAGGGAGCCCCTAGGAAAATTTGTAAGAAGGGCCTATTGGAAATGAGTTccaagaaagaaaggaagggcCCAATGGAAACAAGTTCCAAGAAAGCGAAGGTATGctttaatctattttttatttacttgatAATGTAGTGCTCGAATTCCCAATTGTAATGAATGATTGTTACTTTCATTTGATGTCCAGGTGGGATCCTCAAAAGTAAACCAAGGCAATGCTCCCATGCAAAACATTGTTGAAGACGGTCAAGCATTCAGTGAAGGTTTTACACAAAAAGCACAATATCACGTTATGACATTGATCTCGCACTTACAATTAATGGTAAGTACTTGGATGAGATTAGGGTAATAATTTAAGTTGTCATTTTTTAAATCCTggtgcttctttttcttttacaagCTTCTTTTGATACGGTTCGTGCCTTCATGCCAATGTACACGCCCCATCCACAGCCCAATAACAATCCACCAGATGTTTGAGGCATTCATTCCAAGTTCTACTCACCAGCTATCCCGGCCATTTGTttactttttattcttttttcctgtTTTGTTCTTGCATTTTATTTATCGTTAAAACATTATGCCAATAGGAATGATGTTTCACTTTATCTTGCAGGTGATGGATATGGAAGTACATGGATGGCCAGCATCCAAGATGGTTTCAACCACCAATGAATGTTGGGTTGAGCAATTATATCTCATGTTGTGTTTTTGACGAAAATTATGATTAATTGCTTTTGTTGTAGTGTTGTAACCCTTGGAGTTACacttctatatctcatatatGTAAAGCATGACATGTATTTAGGGGAAAAGGGGTAAGCATTACTTTATTTCTTTACTTTTGTTGTTGGCGATAATGGTAAGATCAGGTAAGTATAAAACTATCATAGGCTTTGGCCCGAGATTGATAGATTTAAAGTAAGGACCAAACCCACTTATAGGAAGCCTAATAAGAATATGGTCCAAGtaaatttatcttgtttttgAGGAAAGCGGGCTTGGCCTAGTTGCTTAGTTCCTTAAACAAGAACCAAACCTAACCCATTTTGGTCTTAGCCCATTAGCTCCCTTATTTAAGGGTTGGTTTGGGTTTCCCTTGGGACCGATTATTGGATTTACCTTAGTGGGTCTTGGATCGATAAATCTGAGCCTTGAAGCCCTACCTTCATCTCCTCCATCATTGTTTTTACGGTGAAGTTGCTTATTTGTTAGTATAGAGTTGTGTTATTGATAGGTGGAAGCCGATTGAATAAGTTGAGGAAGTTGTTTATCAAATAAGAAAGTGTTGTTGGCAGGTTATATAAGCTGTTTTCTGGTGCCTATGTCCCTATGTGGCCATGTGTTATAATACAAAACAGTTTGGTGTTGTTGACATGTCTTGTTTACTATTCTCGCCAATCACCATATGCATCTTATTCTTGAGGATTCTTATAATGTCTTCAACCAGGGAGATGTGGTTAATGATATTGGAGGTCTTAAAGCAGCAGCTTGTTTTATGCAAAATGATGGGAACGGGAATATTTATTGGCTACTCGTTTTGTAGTAGGGGGTACACGCAAGaacatttatttttgtaaagttTGTAATTTTATTGTAAAGTTTGTAAACAAGAACATTTTCTCATTGTTCATTATCCTTTTAAATTACTTGGTATATTACTTTTCTAAAAATGGCATAACTTACATTTTTTCCATTTGAGGTCAAGCCTTTAATGACTTGGTATTATCCTTTCTACATGTTTCTTTTATTCTGATAAATAATAATATCGTCGAAAGGAAAGTATCATAGAGGAAATGTTCAATAAATGGAACATGGTGTATTTGCAGGAGAAAATCTTGCTGTTATTATGTATAGGGAAAAAAATTGCTGTTGGATAGCTGATTACATGCTTTCTGCCCATTATTAATAGCCAATGCCGTCTGCCTTGTGCTTTCTCAATGATATATTAATATCAGTAATCAtgatcataataataataataacctaAAGTTCTGGTGGTTGCTATCCTAATATGGTGTTAGAGCTCTTATTCAATGAGATCTTGCACTAGTTTGTGTTTCATGACCTCTTCAGTTTAGTTTATTGCTCTTGCTTTGACTCCATGTCTCTCACATTGTAGTTCTCTTTTTTGgggaagagggagaagggagTTGTTGGTTAGCCTACTTCTTAACTCCTTAACTGCTTTAACTTGTGGGACAAGTGCTGATTTCCccaattgaaaaataatctcAAAAATTGGCCTAACCCATTTTGCTGgtcaaagaaaataaagtttatctGGTCTTTATTTTGAGACGGTTGTTTCATGGTTAACACAATTAGTCCACCACTCAAATTTGATGCATACTCCAGTGGCTTGGAAATTAGTCGGTTTGTTGACTTAAACAGCACCATAAACAAACAGTGTGCAAGTATTTGACCATATTCATGAATGAATGTATAAATTGTGTAATTGAGACACCAAACATGAAATTAGTCGCGTGATGTAATACCCTTAGATATCGTAAATAATAAAACGAAATTTAGTGTTTTGAGAccctaaataaattattagggtaagtaaaaatttattttagtctAAATCATAGtatgaaattatataaattatataaatttatatgaggTATAAGGCATAtagtaaaaatatcataatgttCTATGgaaaatggaattttttttgtattactgtatgtatatataatctcatatgtaagtatgtatgtatgtatatcatatatatgtatatatgtaagtatatatgtaataaataaataaataaataaaagggaaaaatctGGCAGAAGATCGGAGCAGGCGCgcgccatgctctggccgcgcctACAAACAAGAAATCAGGGAGAGGGGGGGCAATTAATGAAGGGGTGTCCATCGGAGTGGCTTCTCGGACGTGTGGCGATCGTGATGGGATAGGACACGTCGggtttgggctataaatagccgagatTGAGTGAGACTTTTCATCCGAAAGTTTCAATTCAAGAAGCGCTCGATTTGGTTAGTGTTTGAGAGCTTGGTGAGTGGGGTTTTAGTCCTTGCTTCGTGGGCAACGTTTCTAGTgattttggtggccaacggagtaGTGAAGAAGGAGATCCAAACTCGCCGGAAAATCGCGCCATTCGCCGGAGTTGAGGCTTCATCGCGCAAATTGAGGTATTTTTTGCtactttttctcatttttaaggCTATTTTTGGAATTAGGAGGTTGAAAATAGGGGGGAGGCAAACTTCTTTTGAAGCTTTAGGATCAGGTAACGTCGGCGGCGACGGGAAGGCCGCCAGAGAAGAAGACCCAGtcgggcgcgtggctgcacgtgctcgcgagtaggaagaaggcgcgtgccttccacgcgcctgccaaaaaaaaaataaataagaaaagaaaagaaagaaaagaaagaaaaaataaaaataaaaataaaataaataaattttgcaaaatttttattaaatctggaatattgtttatgtattgttttgtgaaaaaatatttctggaaaatgttaaatt is from Diospyros lotus cultivar Yz01 chromosome 2, ASM1463336v1, whole genome shotgun sequence and encodes:
- the LOC127794717 gene encoding uncharacterized protein LOC127794717; its protein translation is MKAKVEKEFQADVKSFSQMVPCTSRYPMEKQFQEVYTISKFKEFQDEFTGKMYCEVVSIEEGSLGTKHIVTILIRSGIRSLLDKYILRRWRKDVSRSYTRVKINYNSWISTPSQLRYDKLCSVFAKVADLVADDEDCTKATMEWMKSQLTALSISNAKPSCGSNTHVEDNVQEQVPDPGQATIASSGQIFYPKCLQTKGAPRKICKKGLLEMSSKKERKGPMETSSKKAKVGSSKVNQGNAPMQNIVEDGQAFSEGDGYGSTWMASIQDGFNHQ